The proteins below are encoded in one region of Silene latifolia isolate original U9 population chromosome 2, ASM4854445v1, whole genome shotgun sequence:
- the LOC141632404 gene encoding uncharacterized protein LOC141632404: METDEREESDASDDISEDTEDTDEEGSSGEEEKGDSGEEEKEGSAEEEGSGDGGLAEVLNKVVKMAAFLGAKKISKEERSTADDLKEKVNRANNNIHPHLTWASC, encoded by the exons ATGGAAACAGATGAAAGGGAAGAAAGTGATGCGTCAGACGACATCTCAGAGGATACAGAAGACACTGATGAGGAGGGAAGCAGtggtgaggaggagaagggagaCAGTGGTGAGGAGGAGAAAGAAGGCAGTGCAGAGGAGGAAGGCAGTGGTGATGGTGGTTTGGCAGAGGTGCTGAATAAAGTGGTGAAAATGGCCGCATTTCTTGGTGCAAAGAAGATAAGCAAGGAAGAGAGGAGCACGGCAGATG ACCTCAAAGAGAAAGTCAACCGAGCTAACAACAACATCCACCCTCATTTAACTTGGGCATCATGCTAG
- the LOC141644179 gene encoding uncharacterized protein LOC141644179, whose amino-acid sequence MALQAGMGLSRLVFIVGAGYTGTILIKNNKLSEIIGELQNLVKGLESSGDSANADADPIAAQVRWLAQEVRQLANGRQITVLNGSSSQTDLSSLILPAATLGALGYGYMWWNGLSISDLMYVTKHSMTIAVDSLQQSLQFVAETIEKTKKQLLQRVQNLHVKIDEQREMSKEIRNMVGDMHEDCVEFHCKLNYLKEVVEKLDDNMIEFSRQQSLTNMGVAYLVNFVEGRSTEAPALTQIAQEVKSASAGRSRGLLPSENLGLQALLSITEGKFDDAQQPKNFMRSTSALAAKV is encoded by the exons ATGGCTTTGCAAGCTGGAATGGGTCTCTCCAGACTCGTGTTCATAGTTGGCGCCG GTTATACTGGAACTATTCTAATTAAGAACAATAAATTATCGGAAATTATCGGCGAACTTCAG AATTTGGTGAAGGGATTGGAGAGTTCTGGTGATTCTGCTAATGCTGACGCTGATCCGATTGCTGCTCAG GTGCGCTGGTTGGCACAAGAAGTTAGGCAATTGGCTAATGGAAGGCAAATCACAGTGCTTAATGGTAGCTCTAGCCAAACTG ATTTGTCATCTCTTATTCTTCCGGCTGCAACACTGGGTGCTTTGGGATATGGCTATATGTGGTGGAAC GGCCTTTCTATCTCTGACCTTATGTATGTTACCAAGCATAGCATGACAATTGCTGTAGACAGTTTGCAACAAAGTTTGCAGTTTGTCGCTGAAACTATTGAG AAAACAAAGAAACAATTGTTGCAAAGGGTTCAGAATCTTCACGTAAAGATAGATGAGCAGCGAGAGATGTCAAAGGAGATTCGGAATATG GTTGGCGATATGCATGAAGATTGTGTGGAATTTCACTGTAAACTTAACTACTTGAAAGAGGTGGTTGAGAAATTG GATGATAATATGATAGAGTTTAGCAGACAACAG TCTCTTACGAATATGGGTGTGGCATACTTGGTGAACTTTGTCGAGGGAAGGTCTACCGAAGCTCCTGCACTCACTCAGATTGCCCAG GAAGTCAAAAGTGCAAGTGCTGGCAGATCTCGTGGTCTCCTCCCATCAGAAAATCTTGGTCTTCAG GCTCTCTTGTCAATTACTGAAGGTAAATTTGATGATGCCCAGCAACCAAAGAACTTTATGAG GTCTACTTCAGCTTTGGCTGCAAAAGTCTAG